One genomic window of Scylla paramamosain isolate STU-SP2022 chromosome 20, ASM3559412v1, whole genome shotgun sequence includes the following:
- the LOC135110775 gene encoding cerebellin-2-like yields the protein MGALDGMSKQSVRSGDPGNATMRWMACLLTLVLAVCTARPQDGDGENDCYGDDCNESECYGEDCFTTLPTTTDAPTTTDGDDELVEDHHHVKRQAEDVVAFSPEQRGQVAFTVTKGVQTSRRPGLRFQTVLTNVGGAWNTRTSRFEAPYTGGYFFTYHAVSAINEDFTLALMRNGRYQVTAYGSNDGYQHASNSAFLKLNRGDIMHLELQEGHIYEHPRDESYISFTGFMLYMNVH from the exons ATGGGGGCCTTGGATGGAATGTCTAAGCAGTCTGTCCGTAGCGGTGATCCAGGGAACGCAACG aTGAGGTGGATGGCTTGTTTGTTGACGCTGGTGCTGGCTGTCTGCACGGCGCGTCCACAGGATGGCGACGGTGAAAACGATTGTTATGGGGATGACTGCAACGAAAGCGAATGTTACGGGGAGGACTGCTTCACTACACTTCCAACTACCACCGATgcccccaccaccactgatGGCGATGATGAGTTGGTTgaggaccaccaccacgtcaAGAGACAGGCTGAGGATGTCGTTGCATTTAGTCCTGAGCAAAG GGGGCAAGTTGCGTTCACCGTTACGAAAGGTGTTCAGACATCCAGACGACCAGGGTTACGGTTTCAA ACCGTGCTGACCAACGTTGGCGGGGCGTGGAACACTCGCACCTCACGGTTCGAGGCGCCATACACGGGCGGTTACTTCTTCACCTACCACGCGGTGTCCGCAATTAACGAGGACTTCAC GCTGGCGCTGATGAGGAACGGCAGGTACCAGGTGACGGCATACGGCAGCAATGACGGGTACCAGCACGCCTCCAACTCGGCCTTCCTGAAGCTGAACCGTGGAGACATTATGCACCTGGAGCTGCAGGAGGGGCACATCTACGAGCACCCCCGCGATGAGTCCTATATCTCCTTCACGGGGTTCATGTTGTATATGAACGTGCACTAA